The Buttiauxella selenatireducens genome has a window encoding:
- a CDS encoding DUF1127 domain-containing protein — MGFEENRSHKPFYGFVMIYRYFRQRWLQHQTARVLQGLSKEQLRDIGLTTDDLSRWN; from the coding sequence ATGGGCTTTGAAGAAAACCGTTCTCACAAACCGTTTTATGGCTTTGTGATGATTTACCGCTATTTCCGGCAACGCTGGTTACAACACCAGACAGCGCGCGTACTACAAGGGCTTAGTAAGGAACAATTACGCGACATTGGACTGACTACGGATGATTTATCACGCTGGAATTAA
- a CDS encoding DHCW motif cupin fold protein: protein MRITDLPFNTTDWSTVQVTEHPGVTGKALWRTQQFGEIRVRMVEYTAGYLADHWCQKGHVLFCLAGELQTELEDGRTFTLKPGMSYQVADGAEPHRSSTHRGATLFIVD, encoded by the coding sequence ATGCGAATAACTGATTTGCCTTTTAACACGACCGACTGGTCAACCGTTCAAGTAACCGAACATCCGGGCGTAACCGGAAAAGCACTTTGGCGCACGCAGCAGTTTGGGGAAATACGGGTTCGAATGGTGGAATACACGGCGGGGTATCTTGCCGATCACTGGTGTCAAAAAGGTCATGTACTCTTTTGTCTTGCGGGCGAGCTGCAAACAGAACTCGAAGATGGCCGCACTTTCACTTTAAAACCAGGCATGAGCTACCAGGTTGCCGATGGCGCCGAACCTCACCGTTCATCGACCCACCGCGGCGCAACGCTGTTTATTGTGGACTGA
- the yhjD gene encoding inner membrane protein YhjD — MTMPESKESRPTDTPDDEPIIKIKTSNQTVNKTIDSVNSTVGRVERNPVVAHLIRAAERFNDRMGNQFGAAITYFSFLSLIPILMVAFAAAGYILASHPTLLESIFEKILVNVSEPTLAATLKNTINTAVQQRTTVGLVGLLIALYSGINWMGNLREAVRAQSREKWERTPQDQEKFWTKYLRDLVSLIGLLVALVVTLSITSVAGSAQTFLISLLHLDGIEWLKPVWHLVGLTISIFANYLLFFWIFWRLPRHRPRRKALIRGTFIAAVGFEVIKIIMTYSLPALVKSPSGAAFGSVLGLMAFFYFFARLTLFCAAWIATAQYKDDPRMPGKTHN; from the coding sequence ATGACCATGCCGGAAAGCAAAGAAAGTCGCCCTACCGATACGCCCGACGATGAACCGATCATCAAAATCAAAACCAGTAATCAGACCGTCAATAAAACAATCGATAGCGTGAACAGCACTGTCGGGCGTGTCGAACGTAATCCTGTCGTTGCTCACCTGATACGCGCAGCGGAACGGTTTAACGACCGCATGGGTAATCAGTTTGGTGCAGCAATCACCTATTTTTCATTCCTGTCGCTGATCCCGATTTTGATGGTGGCGTTTGCCGCCGCAGGTTACATCCTCGCGTCACATCCCACGCTGCTTGAGAGTATCTTCGAAAAGATCCTCGTCAATGTCAGTGAGCCAACGCTTGCCGCGACGCTGAAAAACACCATCAATACAGCGGTGCAACAGCGTACGACCGTGGGTCTGGTGGGTCTGCTCATTGCGCTTTATTCCGGCATTAACTGGATGGGAAATTTGCGTGAAGCAGTGCGTGCTCAGTCGCGGGAAAAGTGGGAGCGGACACCGCAGGACCAGGAAAAATTCTGGACGAAGTATCTGCGTGATTTGGTGTCACTGATTGGCTTGCTGGTTGCGCTGGTTGTGACGTTATCCATCACCTCGGTTGCCGGTTCCGCCCAGACATTCCTGATTAGCCTTTTGCATCTGGACGGTATCGAATGGTTAAAACCGGTCTGGCACCTGGTCGGGCTGACGATATCCATTTTTGCTAACTACTTGCTGTTCTTCTGGATTTTCTGGCGTCTGCCACGCCACCGCCCGCGTAGAAAGGCGCTTATTCGCGGCACATTCATTGCGGCAGTGGGTTTTGAAGTGATCAAAATCATCATGACCTACAGCTTGCCAGCCCTCGTAAAATCACCTTCTGGCGCGGCGTTTGGTTCCGTTTTAGGGTTGATGGCGTTTTTCTATTTCTTCGCCCGCCTGACGCTTTTTTGTGCCGCGTGGATTGCTACCGCACAATACAAAGATGACCCGAGAATGCCGGGTAAAACGCATAATTGA
- a CDS encoding GNAT family N-acetyltransferase, with the protein MLHLSTPRLNLTQVTEQDWPSFLQLQQDPVVMRYVSDDRKEAEIRQIFNSRLVRWELHSRHWLCLAMRDKHNGMLIGFTGFVRGEDDIAEVGFILDSTFHGQGYGYESLHTLCRFAFEKCAMRKLTATVTVGNIGSKRVLEKVGFQPEGILRENYFLGGVWQDDWIFGLLRSEFR; encoded by the coding sequence ATGTTGCATCTCTCCACACCACGACTGAACTTAACGCAAGTTACCGAGCAGGATTGGCCGAGTTTTTTACAGCTGCAACAAGATCCTGTCGTTATGCGTTACGTCTCCGATGACCGCAAAGAAGCGGAAATCCGCCAAATATTTAATTCACGCCTGGTGCGCTGGGAATTGCACAGCCGCCATTGGTTATGCCTTGCGATGCGCGATAAACACAACGGGATGCTGATTGGCTTCACCGGATTTGTACGCGGTGAGGATGACATAGCGGAAGTCGGCTTTATCCTCGATTCGACTTTTCACGGGCAAGGTTATGGTTATGAATCGCTTCATACCCTTTGTCGTTTTGCCTTTGAAAAATGCGCCATGCGAAAACTGACCGCCACAGTGACGGTGGGGAATATCGGTTCGAAGAGAGTGCTTGAAAAAGTGGGTTTTCAGCCAGAAGGGATACTGCGCGAAAATTACTTCCTCGGCGGTGTCTGGCAAGACGACTGGATTTTTGGCTTGTTACGCAGCGAGTTCAGATAA
- a CDS encoding aminotransferase-like domain-containing protein, producing the protein MTRYQHLATLLAERIEQGLYRSGERLPSVRSLSNEHGVSISTVQQAYHLLEDKQLISPQPRSGYFVTQRKAQPPVPQLTRPVQRPVEVTQWDAVLEQLVTREEGDIIALGSGVPDVTQPTIKPLWRELSRIAQYQQSELLGYDSIHGMRSLREQISRLMLDSGCVATADDILITTGCHEALSIAIRAVCEAGDIVAVESPSFHGTMQMLRAFGIKVVEIPTDSVTGISVEALELALEQWPIKAVILVPNCNNPLGFIMPDARKKAVLTLAQRFDIAIIEDDVYGELAYEYPRPMTIKSMDVDGRVLLCSSFSKTLAPGLRVGWIVPGRYLDRALHMKYIVTGSTSTFSQLAVAEFIRNGNYHRHLRRMRQLYQRNLEDFTCHVRHYFPCGICVSRPQGGFMMWVELPENIDIVPICCALREEHIHIAAGSLLSASGKYRNCLRLNYASPCDAATEAALRKTGDALNKALENA; encoded by the coding sequence ATGACGCGCTACCAACATCTCGCCACATTGCTGGCAGAACGCATTGAACAAGGGTTGTACCGCAGTGGTGAACGCCTGCCTTCGGTGCGCAGCCTGAGTAATGAACATGGCGTGAGTATCAGCACCGTGCAGCAGGCTTATCATCTTCTTGAAGACAAACAGCTGATTTCACCGCAGCCCCGTTCCGGGTATTTCGTCACGCAACGCAAAGCGCAACCCCCGGTTCCGCAACTGACGCGTCCGGTACAGCGGCCTGTCGAGGTCACGCAATGGGACGCGGTGCTCGAGCAACTTGTTACCCGTGAAGAGGGCGATATTATCGCTTTGGGCAGCGGCGTCCCGGATGTAACACAACCGACCATCAAACCTTTATGGCGCGAATTGAGCCGCATCGCGCAGTATCAACAATCCGAATTGCTCGGCTATGACAGCATTCACGGTATGCGTTCGCTGCGTGAGCAAATCTCCCGTCTGATGCTGGATAGCGGCTGCGTGGCGACCGCCGACGATATTCTGATAACCACTGGTTGCCACGAAGCCCTGTCGATTGCAATTCGCGCAGTGTGTGAAGCGGGTGACATTGTGGCGGTGGAGTCGCCGTCGTTTCATGGCACCATGCAGATGCTGCGGGCATTTGGCATTAAAGTTGTTGAAATACCGACAGATTCTGTAACAGGCATCAGCGTGGAAGCATTGGAATTAGCGCTGGAGCAGTGGCCGATTAAAGCGGTGATTCTGGTGCCAAACTGCAATAACCCTCTGGGGTTTATTATGCCGGATGCACGTAAGAAAGCGGTGCTGACGCTCGCGCAACGTTTTGATATTGCAATCATTGAGGATGATGTTTACGGCGAACTGGCTTATGAATATCCCCGCCCAATGACGATTAAATCAATGGATGTTGATGGGCGAGTGCTGCTGTGTAGCTCTTTTTCTAAAACGCTGGCGCCAGGTTTGCGAGTCGGCTGGATTGTGCCGGGCCGCTATCTTGATCGCGCTTTGCACATGAAATACATCGTCACTGGCAGTACCTCGACCTTCTCACAACTCGCTGTGGCGGAGTTTATTCGGAACGGTAACTACCATCGCCATCTGCGCCGTATGCGCCAACTTTACCAGCGTAATCTCGAAGATTTTACCTGTCATGTTCGACACTATTTCCCGTGCGGTATCTGCGTCAGTCGTCCACAGGGCGGCTTTATGATGTGGGTTGAGCTGCCGGAAAATATAGATATCGTACCGATTTGCTGTGCGTTGCGCGAAGAACATATCCATATTGCGGCGGGCTCGCTGCTTTCTGCGTCAGGGAAGTATCGCAACTGTCTGCGCCTGAATTACGCATCGCCGTGTGATGCCGCAACCGAAGCCGCATTGCGTAAAACGGGGGATGCATTAAATAAGGCGCTGGAGAACGCGTAG
- a CDS encoding AsmA family protein, producing MTKTGKVASGIVGGLLLLVVVAIIVIATFDWNRLKPTINQKVSTELNRPFAIRGDLGVVWERNKEETGWRSWVPWPHVHAEDIMLGNPPDIPEVTMVHLPRVDATLAPLALLTKTVYIPWIKLVQPDVRIIRLTEKNNNWTFNFASDKPKDPNQPPSSWSFRMDNILFDKGRIAINDKLTKAEMEILVDPLGKPLPFSEVEGNKPKGKDAAKAGDYVFGLKVRGRYNGEPIEGNGKIGGMLALRSEGETAFPVQADVHSGNSRVAFIGTINDPMKMGGVDLQLKFSGDSLGNLYDLTGVLLPDSPPFETDGHLLAKIDTEKGSIFRYQNFNGRIGESDIHGSLTYSQGKPRPKLEGELESKQLRLADLGPLIGVDSGKGAQQSKQAEQAKGEKTVQPSGKVLPYDRFETDKWDVMDADVRFKGGRIEHSGTLPLSNLTTHVILKNADLRLQPLKFGMAGGSISANIHLEGEKKPMQGTADIQARRLQLKQLMPKVESMQKTLGELNGDADLRGRGNSIAELLGSSDGNLKLLMHDGLISRNLMEIVGLNVGNYLVGQIFGDDEVRINCAAANLDLRDGVASPRIFAFDTENSLINVTGTTNFASERLDLTINPESKGVRVLTLRSPLYVRGTFKNPDAGVKPGPLIARGAVAAALATLVTPAAALLALISPSEGGQNQCQNILGQMKK from the coding sequence ATGACTAAAACTGGAAAAGTCGCCAGCGGTATCGTCGGGGGTTTATTGTTGTTGGTTGTGGTGGCAATCATTGTGATTGCGACGTTTGACTGGAATCGGCTCAAACCGACCATCAACCAAAAAGTCTCGACGGAGCTTAATCGGCCCTTCGCCATTCGTGGCGATTTAGGCGTGGTATGGGAACGTAACAAAGAAGAGACCGGCTGGCGCAGTTGGGTGCCGTGGCCGCATGTTCATGCCGAAGACATCATGCTCGGTAATCCACCCGATATTCCTGAAGTCACCATGGTCCATCTGCCACGCGTTGACGCCACGCTTGCACCACTCGCATTGCTCACCAAAACCGTTTATATCCCCTGGATAAAGCTCGTTCAGCCCGATGTGCGCATCATTCGCCTGACGGAAAAAAACAATAACTGGACGTTTAACTTTGCCAGCGACAAGCCAAAAGATCCCAATCAGCCGCCGTCGTCCTGGTCCTTCAGAATGGACAATATTCTGTTCGATAAAGGCCGAATTGCGATTAACGACAAACTCACCAAAGCAGAGATGGAAATCCTCGTCGACCCACTCGGCAAACCGTTACCGTTTAGCGAAGTTGAAGGAAACAAACCGAAAGGCAAAGATGCCGCAAAAGCCGGAGACTATGTCTTTGGTCTGAAAGTTCGCGGGCGCTACAACGGGGAACCGATTGAAGGCAACGGCAAAATTGGCGGCATGCTGGCACTGCGCAGCGAAGGTGAAACGGCTTTCCCGGTGCAGGCCGATGTGCATTCAGGGAATTCACGCGTGGCATTTATTGGCACCATCAACGACCCCATGAAGATGGGGGGCGTTGATCTGCAACTGAAATTCTCCGGTGATTCGTTGGGTAATCTCTACGATCTTACCGGCGTGTTATTGCCGGATTCGCCGCCCTTTGAAACTGACGGACATTTACTGGCAAAAATCGACACGGAAAAAGGGTCGATCTTCCGTTATCAGAACTTTAACGGGCGAATCGGTGAGAGCGATATTCATGGTTCTCTGACGTATTCTCAAGGTAAACCGCGCCCGAAACTGGAAGGCGAACTTGAGTCTAAACAGCTTCGTCTGGCGGATTTAGGGCCGCTAATCGGTGTGGATTCCGGCAAAGGCGCTCAGCAAAGCAAACAAGCCGAGCAAGCCAAAGGCGAGAAAACTGTTCAGCCGAGCGGCAAAGTTCTGCCATACGACCGTTTCGAAACTGATAAATGGGATGTGATGGATGCCGATGTGCGTTTTAAAGGTGGCCGTATCGAACACAGCGGGACGCTGCCCCTCAGCAACCTTACGACGCATGTGATTCTCAAGAATGCCGACTTGCGCCTCCAGCCACTGAAATTTGGCATGGCGGGCGGCAGCATCAGCGCTAACATCCACCTCGAAGGCGAAAAAAAGCCGATGCAGGGAACCGCAGATATTCAGGCGCGGCGTTTACAGCTTAAACAGCTGATGCCGAAAGTTGAATCAATGCAAAAAACTCTCGGTGAACTGAATGGCGATGCGGATTTGCGTGGCCGGGGTAACTCTATCGCCGAGCTGTTGGGGAGCAGCGATGGCAACCTGAAACTGCTGATGCACGATGGGTTAATTAGCCGCAACCTGATGGAGATCGTCGGCCTGAATGTGGGGAATTACCTCGTCGGGCAAATCTTTGGCGATGACGAAGTGCGGATAAACTGCGCGGCAGCGAATCTGGATTTACGCGATGGGGTCGCCTCACCGCGTATTTTTGCCTTTGATACAGAAAATTCGCTGATTAACGTCACCGGCACCACCAACTTCGCCAGCGAACGACTCGATTTAACCATCAATCCAGAAAGCAAAGGGGTGCGCGTTCTTACACTGCGCTCGCCGCTTTATGTGCGGGGAACGTTTAAAAACCCAGATGCTGGCGTGAAACCAGGTCCACTGATTGCCCGTGGCGCGGTGGCCGCAGCGCTTGCGACATTGGTTACGCCCGCTGCTGCTTTGCTGGCGCTGATTTCGCCTTCAGAAGGCGGGCAGAACCAGTGCCAGAATATTTTGGGGCAGATGAAGAAGTGA
- a CDS encoding MFS transporter codes for MQATIATPVNTETDATPVNSRGKVVVASLVGTAIEFFDFYIYATAAVIVFPHIFFPQGDPTAATLQSLATFAIAFVARPIGSALFGHFGDRVGRKVTLVASLLTMGVSTVLIGLLPSYETIGVLAPMLLALARFGQGLGLGGEWGGAALLATENAPPRKRALYGSFPQLGAPIGFFFANGTFLLLSWLLTDEQFMSWGWRVPFILSAVLVIIGLYVRVSLHETPVFAKIAKAGKQVKVPLGTLLSKHLKATIIGTFIMLATYTLFYIMTVYSMTFSTAKVPVGLGFSRNDVLWMLMMAVIGFGVMVPIAGLLADKFGRRKCMIVITSLMIVFALAVFQPLLGSGNPTLVMAFLLIGLSLMGLTFGPMGALLPELFPTEVRYTGASFSYNVASILGASVAPYIATWLQANYGLFYVGVYLAAMSAITLVALLVSKETRHLSL; via the coding sequence ATGCAAGCCACCATCGCTACTCCAGTCAATACTGAAACTGACGCCACGCCCGTTAACTCACGCGGAAAAGTGGTCGTTGCCTCGCTCGTCGGCACCGCCATCGAATTCTTCGATTTCTATATTTATGCCACTGCGGCCGTCATTGTTTTCCCGCATATCTTCTTCCCGCAAGGTGACCCAACAGCGGCGACACTCCAGTCGCTAGCCACGTTCGCCATTGCCTTTGTGGCACGTCCAATTGGTTCCGCACTGTTCGGCCATTTTGGTGACCGGGTCGGTCGCAAAGTGACCCTGGTGGCATCACTTCTGACGATGGGTGTTTCAACGGTGTTGATTGGCCTGTTGCCGAGCTACGAAACCATCGGCGTATTAGCGCCAATGCTGCTGGCACTGGCACGCTTCGGGCAAGGTTTGGGTCTGGGTGGTGAATGGGGCGGAGCGGCATTGCTGGCGACCGAGAATGCGCCGCCACGTAAACGCGCGTTGTACGGTTCATTCCCGCAACTGGGAGCGCCAATCGGCTTCTTCTTTGCCAACGGCACCTTCCTGCTGCTTTCCTGGCTGCTGACTGACGAGCAATTCATGTCCTGGGGCTGGCGCGTACCGTTTATTCTGTCCGCTGTTCTGGTGATAATCGGCCTGTATGTGCGTGTTTCTCTGCATGAAACACCGGTGTTCGCCAAAATCGCCAAGGCGGGTAAACAGGTAAAAGTCCCGCTCGGCACGCTGCTGAGCAAGCACCTGAAAGCGACGATCATCGGCACGTTTATCATGCTGGCAACTTACACGCTGTTTTACATCATGACGGTCTATTCAATGACCTTCAGTACCGCCAAAGTGCCGGTGGGGCTGGGCTTCTCCCGCAACGATGTGTTGTGGATGCTGATGATGGCGGTGATTGGTTTTGGCGTGATGGTGCCGATTGCAGGTTTACTGGCTGATAAGTTTGGCCGCCGTAAATGCATGATTGTTATCACCAGTTTGATGATTGTGTTTGCGTTAGCCGTCTTCCAGCCGTTATTGGGTTCGGGTAACCCGACGCTGGTGATGGCATTCCTGCTGATTGGCCTGAGTCTGATGGGTTTAACTTTCGGCCCAATGGGTGCGTTGCTGCCGGAGTTGTTCCCAACGGAAGTGCGTTATACCGGAGCGTCATTCTCGTATAACGTGGCGTCGATTCTGGGCGCATCTGTTGCACCGTATATCGCAACCTGGTTGCAGGCGAATTACGGTCTGTTCTATGTCGGTGTGTATCTGGCGGCGATGTCAGCGATTACGCTGGTTGCATTGCTGGTGTCTAAAGAGACACGTCATTTGTCACTGTAG
- a CDS encoding SDR family NAD(P)-dependent oxidoreductase encodes MSQTIALVTGGSRGLGKNAALKLAGRGVNIILTYNSKQQEAQDVVREIELTGVKAVAIQLNVADSTTFPAFATEVKQQLRDVWHRDSFDYLLNNAGTGLDALFEKTTEAQFDELMNIHLKGPFFLTQHLLPLIKDGGRILNVSTGLTRFALPGKAAYAAMKGAMEVLTRYQAKELGARGISVNIIAPGAIATDFGGGVVRDNEQVASAIAAQTALGRVGQPDDIGNAIAVLLSDESGWMNAQRIEVSGGMFL; translated from the coding sequence ATGAGTCAAACAATCGCATTAGTGACCGGCGGCAGCCGTGGATTAGGTAAAAACGCGGCGCTGAAGCTGGCTGGACGCGGAGTGAATATTATTCTGACCTACAACAGCAAGCAGCAAGAAGCGCAGGATGTGGTGCGCGAAATTGAGCTAACAGGCGTGAAAGCGGTGGCAATTCAATTGAATGTCGCCGATAGCACAACCTTCCCGGCTTTTGCTACAGAAGTGAAGCAACAACTGCGTGACGTGTGGCATCGCGACTCGTTTGATTATTTATTAAACAATGCGGGTACGGGGCTCGATGCGCTGTTCGAAAAAACAACAGAAGCGCAATTTGATGAATTAATGAACATCCATTTGAAAGGACCTTTCTTCCTCACCCAGCACTTGCTGCCGCTGATTAAAGATGGTGGACGCATTTTGAATGTATCGACTGGCCTGACGCGTTTCGCTTTGCCAGGAAAAGCGGCATATGCCGCGATGAAAGGGGCGATGGAAGTGCTGACGCGCTATCAGGCAAAAGAGCTGGGGGCGAGAGGGATCTCGGTCAATATCATCGCTCCGGGCGCGATTGCGACAGATTTTGGCGGCGGTGTTGTACGTGACAATGAGCAGGTGGCGAGCGCTATCGCCGCACAAACCGCGTTGGGACGCGTTGGGCAACCTGATGATATCGGCAACGCGATTGCGGTTCTGCTCAGCGATGAAAGCGGCTGGATGAATGCGCAGCGTATTGAAGTTTCGGGTGGAATGTTCTTGTAA
- a CDS encoding YdgH/BhsA/McbA family protein: MKSIKYFAVVMTLAASFSSFAATTQAVESQKIGTVSVSGASNIDSLQAQLQAKAEQAGAKSIRIISAGGDNKVFGVAEMYN, from the coding sequence ATGAAAAGCATCAAATATTTTGCCGTAGTTATGACTCTTGCCGCTTCATTCTCCTCTTTCGCTGCAACCACTCAGGCAGTTGAAAGCCAAAAAATCGGTACAGTTTCCGTAAGTGGCGCGTCAAACATCGATAGCCTACAGGCGCAATTACAAGCAAAAGCTGAACAGGCTGGCGCGAAATCTATCCGCATTATCTCTGCTGGCGGTGATAACAAAGTGTTTGGTGTCGCTGAGATGTATAACTAA
- a CDS encoding STY4199 family HEPN domain-containing protein — translation MTSASQLLMREKFETCLSVCRQASLQILPLLTITASEGKDPQWFFQQLEQARLALGSWMAVAKRLNLNDAEISQFTLLLRHLQQLVPQYESGQEISHNQLISALRFVSYLELVRLRQPLLGYSTELDKNSEAEQQKAVRQMRALELMLKAMITKNYPSQSHLVNKLKKQFGADCVRRWLKHGEQGDVLSGMRFGELALMVVDKKEFANHYAEIFHSSPQLNLFIDQRKTLQTFLDDVREIRNHLIQQPPLTSVQLALLDSYYQESSAAIQRAWDEGRTTVNPAAFMAADDAQVQEFIELAQKKYHQAGRDSDEVRDTIDHPDLRHTKKKQDTGETLRMLMWCVAGVALISAAILGMNFLSGITQKPAQANSGPAKVTVVDSLPFSQSAREKLANIGITWEEGNLRSAIERGDSTVVRLFMQGGMNWKVYYTESALAGDYRDALNTLLQYRSQMDEERPCRRMVRTVSQAMNDGQSLTSLRKQFLQTFCSTPEIIDRQKEDLERAKLRLQAQQQRNSDSTDTDEKHAVEIQKAIYDAMR, via the coding sequence ATGACCAGCGCTTCACAGTTGCTGATGCGGGAAAAGTTTGAGACTTGCCTGAGTGTTTGCCGCCAGGCGTCATTACAAATTCTGCCACTGCTCACCATCACCGCCTCAGAAGGCAAAGATCCTCAATGGTTTTTTCAGCAACTGGAGCAGGCTCGCCTGGCACTCGGCAGTTGGATGGCAGTTGCAAAGCGGTTAAACCTCAATGACGCAGAGATTTCACAGTTCACTCTGCTGCTGCGCCATTTACAGCAACTGGTGCCGCAATATGAAAGTGGCCAGGAAATCAGCCATAACCAGCTTATTTCTGCACTGCGCTTTGTCAGTTATCTCGAATTGGTGCGCTTAAGGCAGCCACTGCTGGGTTATTCGACTGAGCTCGATAAGAACAGCGAGGCAGAACAGCAAAAGGCTGTACGCCAGATGCGGGCGCTGGAGTTAATGCTGAAGGCGATGATTACGAAAAATTATCCCAGTCAGTCGCACCTGGTGAATAAGCTGAAAAAACAGTTTGGCGCTGACTGTGTGCGCCGTTGGTTAAAGCATGGCGAGCAGGGTGATGTTTTAAGCGGTATGCGATTTGGCGAACTCGCTTTGATGGTGGTCGATAAAAAGGAGTTTGCGAACCACTATGCCGAAATATTCCACAGCTCGCCGCAGCTGAATCTATTTATTGATCAACGCAAAACGCTACAAACCTTCCTCGACGACGTGCGCGAAATTCGCAATCACCTTATTCAACAACCGCCGCTTACCTCGGTGCAACTCGCATTGTTGGATAGCTATTACCAGGAAAGCAGTGCGGCTATCCAGCGTGCCTGGGATGAAGGGCGAACGACAGTCAATCCGGCGGCATTCATGGCTGCTGACGACGCTCAAGTGCAGGAATTTATTGAACTTGCTCAGAAAAAATATCATCAGGCGGGTCGTGACTCGGATGAAGTGCGTGACACCATTGATCACCCCGACTTGCGTCATACCAAAAAAAAGCAGGACACCGGTGAAACGCTACGCATGTTGATGTGGTGCGTGGCGGGTGTGGCGCTGATTAGCGCGGCGATATTGGGTATGAATTTCCTGAGTGGTATCACTCAAAAGCCCGCGCAGGCAAACAGTGGCCCTGCAAAAGTGACGGTGGTTGATTCACTCCCGTTTAGCCAAAGTGCGCGTGAAAAGCTGGCGAATATTGGCATTACCTGGGAAGAGGGAAATCTGCGATCAGCCATTGAGCGTGGCGACTCCACGGTGGTGCGTCTGTTTATGCAGGGCGGTATGAACTGGAAAGTGTATTACACCGAATCTGCGCTGGCAGGAGATTATCGCGACGCTCTGAATACGTTGCTGCAATACCGTTCGCAAATGGATGAAGAGCGTCCGTGTCGGCGTATGGTCAGAACCGTCAGCCAGGCGATGAACGACGGGCAAAGTCTCACTTCTCTACGCAAACAATTCCTGCAAACTTTTTGCAGCACACCTGAGATTATTGATCGGCAAAAAGAAGATTTAGAACGCGCAAAATTACGGCTCCAGGCGCAACAGCAACGCAATTCTGACTCAACTGACACTGACGAAAAACATGCGGTGGAGATTCAGAAAGCGATTTATGACGCGATGCGGTAA
- a CDS encoding LysR family transcriptional regulator translates to MDKIHAMQLFIRVAELESFSRAADTLGLPKGSVSRQIQALEAMLGTRLLHRTTRRVQLTQDGMVYYERCRDLLANLDELDGLFLHDPSSVSGRLRVDMPVGVAKNLVIPKLPAFLQQYPGIELELSSSDHLVDVVREGFDCVVRVGQLKDSGLVARPLGKLTLINCASPDYLARFGYPESLDDLASHAVVHYALNLGSRPQGFEVWIDKNTRWIKTGGVITVNSTETYQAACLAGLGIIQVPRIGVRDLLKSKKLVEILPQYRAQPMPVSLLYPHRRNLSRRVHLFMEWLTGLVKGYVD, encoded by the coding sequence GTGGATAAAATACATGCAATGCAACTATTCATTAGAGTGGCTGAACTTGAGAGTTTTTCTCGCGCAGCCGACACTCTGGGCCTTCCTAAAGGTAGCGTATCGCGCCAAATTCAGGCGCTAGAAGCCATGCTTGGAACAAGGTTATTGCACCGCACGACGCGACGCGTGCAGTTGACACAAGATGGCATGGTTTATTACGAGCGCTGTCGCGATCTATTAGCCAATCTTGATGAACTGGACGGGCTATTCCTGCATGACCCCAGCAGCGTCAGTGGGCGATTACGTGTAGATATGCCTGTAGGTGTGGCTAAAAATCTGGTGATCCCCAAACTCCCCGCCTTCTTGCAGCAATATCCTGGCATTGAGCTGGAATTAAGCAGCAGCGATCACTTGGTGGATGTGGTGCGCGAAGGGTTCGATTGCGTGGTACGCGTCGGGCAACTCAAAGATTCAGGCCTGGTTGCCCGGCCATTAGGGAAACTCACCTTAATTAACTGTGCCAGCCCAGATTATCTGGCGCGCTTTGGCTATCCGGAAAGCCTGGACGATCTGGCTTCTCACGCCGTGGTGCATTACGCGCTAAACCTCGGCAGCCGCCCGCAGGGGTTTGAAGTTTGGATCGATAAAAATACGCGTTGGATAAAAACCGGTGGCGTTATCACGGTGAATAGTACCGAAACCTATCAAGCCGCGTGCCTGGCTGGGCTTGGGATTATTCAGGTCCCGCGCATTGGCGTGAGAGACTTACTCAAGAGTAAAAAACTGGTGGAGATCCTGCCGCAATACCGCGCCCAACCGATGCCTGTTTCACTGCTTTATCCGCATCGACGTAATCTCTCCCGCCGCGTTCATTTGTTTATGGAATGGCTGACGGGATTAGTGAAAGGGTATGTCGATTAG